Proteins from a genomic interval of Acomys russatus chromosome 19, mAcoRus1.1, whole genome shotgun sequence:
- the Fam216a gene encoding protein FAM216A, whose protein sequence is MPGHCPGPAEPSALAGTEGGDGSAGHPYHQSSKGTGEQRAADRIKEGHRVYSHIAKLQQLWKTTQIQTIHIPKSMTDASFLKNSELTSNQKRYLCNIVKICNSSYLRTLIKRQYMHLFHHSSQKPGVLTHHRSHISSHYSQNQPSPCTTCRHHLERGDSVSTAAATPEMIIHSLWRPLRHKEGLKIGYASKTRCKSLKICRRSSMFLLPVSSNDYQPCTNEETKEEDLLNKCMQSMSIQEQGTSHINLPV, encoded by the exons ATCAGCTGGTCACCCTTATCACCAGAGTTCCAAAGGCACTGGGGAGCAGCGCGCCGCAG ATAGAATCAAAGAGGGACACAGAGTGTACTCACACATTGCCAAGCTGCAGCAGTTATGGAAGACTACTCAAATCCAAACAATTCACATTCCTAAGTCAATGACAGATGCATCTTTTCTAAAG AATTCAGAACTCACCTCAAACCAGAAGCGCTACCTGTGCAACATTGTGaagatctgtaactccagctacttGAGGACCTTAATAAAGAGACAGTACATGCATTTGTTTCATCATAGCTCACAAAAGCCAG GTGTCCTCACTCATCACAGAAGCCATATCAGCTCTCACTACTCACAGAACCAGCCTTCCCCCTGCACTACATGTCGACACCATCTGGAGAGAGGAGACTCTGTGAGCACTGCAGCTGCAACACCCGAGATGATCATACATTCCCTTTGGCGACCGCTGAGACACAAAGAAGG GTTAAAAATTGGATATGCATCTAAAACAAGATGCAAGTCACTGAAGATTTGTAGAAGATCAAGCATGTTCTTGCTACCAG TTTCTTCAAATGATTATCAACCATgcacaaatgaagaaacaaaggaagaggatcTACTGAATAAATGCATGCAGTCTATGTCCATTCAAGAACAGGGCACATCTCACATCAACCTGCCAGTCTAG
- the Vps29 gene encoding vacuolar protein sorting-associated protein 29 → MLVLVLGDLHIPHRCNSLPAKFKKLLVPGKIQHILCTGNLCTKESYDYLKTLAGDVHIVRGDFDENLNYPEQKVVTVGQFKIGLIHGHQVIPWGDMASLALLQRQFDVDILISGHTHKFEAFEHENKFYINPGSATGAYNALETNIIPSFVLMDIQASTVVTYVYQLIGDDVKVERIEYKKS, encoded by the exons ATG TTGGTGTTGGTGTTAGGAGACCTGCACATTCCACACCGCTGCAACAGCCTGCCGGCTAAATTCAAAAAACTCCTGGTGCCGGGAAAGATCCAGCACATTCTTTGCACTGGGAACCTCTGCACCAAGGAGAGCTATGACTACCTCAAGACTCTGGCTGGTGATGTCCACATCGTAAGAGGAGACTTTGATGAG AACCTGAACTACCCAGAACAGAAGGTTGTGACTGTGGGACAGTTCAAGATTGGTCTGATCCATGGACACCAAGTTATCCCGTGGGGAGACATGGCTAGCTTAGCACTGCTTCAGAGGCAGTTTGACGTGGACATCCTTatctcaggacacacacacaaatttgaagCATTTGAGCATGAAAACAAATTCTACATTAACCCAGGTTCTGCCACTGGGGCATACAATGCCTTGGAAAC aaatatTATTCCATCATTTGTGCTGATGGATATCCAGGCTTCTACAGTGGTCACTTATGTTTATCAGCTAATTGGAGATGACGTGAAAGTAGAACGAATTGAGTATAAAAAATCTTAA